From Sulfuracidifex tepidarius, one genomic window encodes:
- a CDS encoding biotin/lipoyl-binding protein, with protein MKLLRVYMDTGETYVVSYDQKDNKDTVKSEEGEMVVEFLGKGTRENEYLFKVGDQIHSITLDEGFLILDQEEEYKVDRVNELPVKEGQSIEELMKGKEGEVLSPLQGRVVAIRVKEGDAVTKGQPLLSIEAMKSETMISAPIAGVIEKIMVKPGQGVKKGDLLLILK; from the coding sequence ATGAAACTGCTCAGAGTCTACATGGACACAGGGGAAACTTACGTAGTAAGCTACGATCAAAAGGACAACAAGGACACGGTGAAGAGCGAAGAGGGAGAGATGGTAGTTGAGTTCCTGGGTAAGGGGACAAGGGAGAACGAGTACTTGTTCAAGGTAGGAGACCAAATACACAGCATAACCTTGGACGAGGGTTTCCTGATCTTAGACCAGGAGGAAGAATACAAAGTAGACAGAGTTAATGAGCTACCTGTGAAGGAAGGTCAATCAATAGAGGAGTTAATGAAAGGAAAGGAGGGAGAAGTCCTCTCACCTCTACAAGGAAGGGTAGTAGCTATAAGAGTGAAGGAAGGTGATGCGGTAACAAAAGGTCAACCTCTGCTCTCGATTGAGGCAATGAAGTCAGAAACAATGATCTCTGCTCCGATTGCCGGCGTAATAGAGAAGATAATGGTGAAACCAGGTCAGGGTGTAAAGAAGGGAGATTTACTCTTGATACTTAAGTAA
- a CDS encoding thioesterase family protein, with protein MKSRVPYITCKRELTTMINTGVSARKEFQVQSSDSASSVASGAVNVLSTPSVISFIENVSFHLVQNTLEEGSTTVGFHIDVYHLSPVPIGEKVEVISTVDSVNGRKIRFKAEVYWKGKKIAEGIHERVIVNEKEFYKRIEK; from the coding sequence ATGAAGTCAAGAGTTCCTTATATAACTTGTAAACGCGAATTGACTACCATGATCAATACAGGGGTCTCAGCAAGGAAGGAATTTCAAGTTCAAAGCTCAGATTCTGCATCGAGCGTAGCAAGTGGTGCTGTGAACGTTCTTTCAACACCATCAGTAATATCGTTCATAGAGAACGTGTCTTTTCACCTCGTTCAAAACACGCTTGAAGAGGGAAGCACAACTGTAGGTTTTCATATCGACGTTTACCATCTTTCACCTGTCCCCATAGGAGAAAAGGTGGAAGTAATATCTACTGTGGACTCTGTAAACGGAAGAAAGATAAGATTTAAGGCTGAGGTATATTGGAAGGGGAAGAAGATCGCTGAGGGGATCCACGAAAGAGTTATAGTGAACGAAAAGGAATTTTATAAGAGAATTGAAAAATAG
- a CDS encoding MFS transporter, whose amino-acid sequence MDVKTRTLILLSAMLLIVNYVETMVVPALPTIERDFSISATLAGWVTSAYMIVAAAASPLMGKLADTYGKKKIYTIAVGFYILAVAMAGFSPNIWFLLIARGIQGIGFSMFPISIAFITDLYPRERVAFAQSLLSAMIGIGPALGLLLGSYVVEDLGWPYAFHTAAILSLILFALSLMYLPHTGNRKKEKVDYVGASLIGAGTVMTLVYVTEGPTLGWTSIENFGFLFLGLILYVAFVFFERRVKEPLLRLDLFKIRNFSVANLVGLVSGIGMFMVFIFLVYYAQIPSPYGLGLTIIQSGLIMSPVALGMIIFGPIMGKLMPKIGPKPIIVAGATLSIISYLMLWKFRSTPTELLADGFVSSIGLVAVILPLVNIVALSLPDEYRTTGLGMNTLLRTLGGSVGPVVATAMMETYQDPIVMLMNGQPMVLGFVPSSLAFDYISFFGVGIMVITLIISLFLKNYTFSARKVQRQEKEETVTA is encoded by the coding sequence ATGGATGTGAAAACAAGAACGTTAATTCTACTCTCTGCTATGCTCCTTATAGTGAATTACGTTGAGACCATGGTTGTTCCAGCTTTACCTACAATCGAGAGGGACTTCTCAATCTCCGCTACTCTAGCAGGCTGGGTAACTTCTGCTTACATGATTGTAGCAGCTGCAGCTTCTCCTCTGATGGGAAAGTTAGCTGATACTTACGGTAAAAAGAAAATATATACTATCGCTGTAGGGTTTTACATTCTCGCTGTGGCGATGGCAGGTTTCTCTCCCAACATTTGGTTCCTGCTGATAGCTAGAGGGATTCAAGGCATAGGCTTCTCCATGTTCCCTATCTCCATAGCCTTCATCACGGACTTATATCCCAGGGAAAGGGTAGCCTTCGCTCAATCTCTGTTGAGTGCAATGATAGGAATAGGACCGGCTCTTGGACTTCTCTTGGGGTCTTACGTTGTTGAGGATCTCGGATGGCCTTATGCTTTCCACACTGCCGCGATTCTCTCATTGATACTCTTCGCTCTCTCCCTGATGTATTTACCTCACACTGGGAACAGGAAGAAGGAGAAGGTGGACTACGTAGGAGCGTCCCTGATAGGAGCAGGAACTGTGATGACGTTAGTATATGTAACTGAAGGACCTACCTTGGGATGGACGTCGATTGAGAACTTCGGCTTCTTGTTCCTAGGCTTGATACTTTACGTAGCTTTCGTGTTCTTCGAGAGGAGAGTGAAGGAACCTTTACTGAGACTCGATCTTTTCAAGATAAGGAACTTCTCAGTAGCGAATCTGGTTGGTTTAGTTTCAGGAATAGGTATGTTCATGGTCTTCATCTTCCTGGTGTACTACGCTCAGATTCCGTCTCCCTATGGGCTAGGACTTACCATAATACAGTCTGGACTCATAATGTCGCCAGTAGCCTTGGGTATGATAATCTTCGGCCCTATCATGGGTAAGTTAATGCCTAAGATAGGTCCTAAGCCTATAATAGTAGCTGGAGCCACTCTATCGATCATATCTTACCTGATGCTCTGGAAGTTCAGAAGCACTCCTACTGAATTGCTGGCAGACGGGTTCGTTTCTTCCATTGGTTTAGTAGCGGTTATCCTCCCATTAGTTAACATAGTGGCATTATCCCTCCCTGACGAGTACAGAACTACTGGACTGGGAATGAACACTCTGCTGAGAACCCTAGGTGGATCTGTAGGTCCTGTAGTAGCAACAGCAATGATGGAGACCTATCAGGATCCTATAGTGATGCTCATGAATGGACAGCCGATGGTATTAGGCTTCGTCCCGTCGTCTCTTGCCTTCGATTACATCTCGTTCTTCGGAGTCGGCATCATGGTGATCACCCTGATCATTTCCCTATTCCTCAAGAATTATACCTTCAGTGCTAGGAAGGTACAGAGGCAGGAGAAAGAAGAAACAGTTACGGCCTAA